GGTAGCCGAATTCTTCGGCGAAACGCACGTCGAGCGGGTCGATCCGGCTGATGCCCTCTGTGTAGACCTTGTCCAACTGAATGCGGCTTCCGAAACCCATGGCGCACGCGATGGCCAACTTGTGAGCGGTGTCGATGCCTTCGATATCCAGGGTCGGGTCCGCTTCAGCGAAACCGTGTTGCTGAGCTTCGCGGAGCGCGTCGCTGAAGGGCAGCGCCGCCAGCGTCATCCGGGTGAGGATGTAATTGGACGTGCCGTTCAGGATGCCGAAGATGGTGTCGATGCGGTTTCCGGCGAGTCCTTCCCGCAGGGATTTGATGAGCGGGATGCCGCCCGCGACGGCCGCTTCGAAGGCGACGGTGCGTTCGAACCGGCGCGCGGCTTCGAACAGTTCGTTGCCGCTTTGGGCCAACAGGGCCTTGTTGGCGGTGACCACGTGTTTGCCGCTTTCCAGAGCTTCCAGGATGAAGCTTCGAGCCGGTTCCAATCCGCCGATCAGTTCCACCACGATGTCGATTTTCGGATCCCGGAGCACGGCTTCGGCGTCGGTGGTCAATATTTCCCGCGGGACGGCCACGGGCCGCGGCGTTTCGATGTCCAGGTCCGCCACCCGCCGAATCACCAGCGGCATGCCCAGGCGGTTGGAAATAATCGATTCATTTTCCTGAAGCACGCGGACGACGCCGCAGCCCACCGTCCCCCAGCCGATGAGTCCTATCCCGATCGAATCCATGAACGCTCGATCACTCCTCAAGAACCTACCGCCCGAACAGCCGGTTTCACCACGCGGTTCTGCAGCGCCTTCTTGATGCCGCGCAGCGCCTGCCGAGTGCGCATCTCGTTTTCAACCAACGCAAACCGCACGTATTCGTCTCCATATTCACCGAACCCCAGCCCCGGAGACACCGCCGTCTTACCTTCCTCGATGAGGAACTTGGAGAACTCCACGGAGCCCATAGATCGGAAGGGTTCAGGAATTTTCGCCCATACGAACATGGTGCCTTTGGGCTTTTGCACGGGCCAGCCCATGCGGTTCAGGCCGTCCACCAGGACGTCACGGCGCGACCTGTAGATGGAGACGATCTCGTCCACGCACGACTGGTCGCTGTTCAGGGCGATGATGGCCGCAATCTGGATGGGCTGGAAGATGCCGTAGTCCAGGTAACTCTTGAGCCGCGTCAGCGCGCCCACCATCTCCGGGTTTCCGACGCAGAATCCCACGCGCCATCCCGCCATGCTGTAGCTTTTGGACAGGGAAAAGAACTCGACGGCGATCTCTTTGGCTTCCGGCACCTGGAGGATACTGGGCGCCTGGTAGCCGTCGAAGGCGAGGTCCGCGTAGGCTAGGTCGTGGATCACCATCATCTGGTGTTCCCGGGCGAAATGGACCACCTTCTTGAAGAAGTCCAGGTCCACCACCGCGGTCGTCGGGTTGTGCGGATAGGAAATGATGAGCATCTTCGGGCGAGGCCATGTCTGCTTGGTGGCGATCTGGAGGTCTTCCAGAAAGTCCCGGTCCGGCCCGATGGGAATGGAACGCAGGTCGCCTCCCGCGATGATCACCGAGTAGGGATGAATGGGGTAGGTGGGATTGGGCGCAAACACCACGTCCCCCGGGCTGATGAGGGCCAGCACCAGGTGTGACAGGCCTTCCTTGGCTCCGATGGTGACC
This is a stretch of genomic DNA from Desulfoglaeba alkanexedens ALDC. It encodes these proteins:
- a CDS encoding homoserine dehydrogenase; the protein is MDSIGIGLIGWGTVGCGVVRVLQENESIISNRLGMPLVIRRVADLDIETPRPVAVPREILTTDAEAVLRDPKIDIVVELIGGLEPARSFILEALESGKHVVTANKALLAQSGNELFEAARRFERTVAFEAAVAGGIPLIKSLREGLAGNRIDTIFGILNGTSNYILTRMTLAALPFSDALREAQQHGFAEADPTLDIEGIDTAHKLAIACAMGFGSRIQLDKVYTEGISRIDPLDVRFAEEFGYHLKLLAIGRQEQGRLEMRVHPTLIPSTHVLASVRGAYNAVHIRGNAAGSIMLYGLGAGMMPTGSAVVSDLIDLARDMFCRAPHRVPPLGFLPERLEWVPVKPMEDIVTRYYFRFSAMDRPGVLSKISGILGNNAISIAAVIQKGREVEGAVPIVMLTHEARERDVKRSLAEIDRLDVVKEPTRLIRIEDHESAEI
- a CDS encoding aminotransferase class I/II-fold pyridoxal phosphate-dependent enzyme; the protein is MTLNISQFSRMRRLPPYVFAQVNALKMEKRRAGEDIIDLGMGNPDIPTPPHIVDKLIEAAQKSPNHRYSASKGITKLRHAIADWYARRYGVTVDPETEAVVTIGAKEGLSHLVLALISPGDVVFAPNPTYPIHPYSVIIAGGDLRSIPIGPDRDFLEDLQIATKQTWPRPKMLIISYPHNPTTAVVDLDFFKKVVHFAREHQMMVIHDLAYADLAFDGYQAPSILQVPEAKEIAVEFFSLSKSYSMAGWRVGFCVGNPEMVGALTRLKSYLDYGIFQPIQIAAIIALNSDQSCVDEIVSIYRSRRDVLVDGLNRMGWPVQKPKGTMFVWAKIPEPFRSMGSVEFSKFLIEEGKTAVSPGLGFGEYGDEYVRFALVENEMRTRQALRGIKKALQNRVVKPAVRAVGS